In Carya illinoinensis cultivar Pawnee chromosome 16, C.illinoinensisPawnee_v1, whole genome shotgun sequence, a single window of DNA contains:
- the LOC122298466 gene encoding disease resistance protein RUN1-like yields MAFQGASSFSSSSSLSPSPHRWTYDVFLSFRGEDTRKSFTAHLHDALCRKNINTYIDDKLPRGEKISPALLKAIENSRISIVILSKNYASSPWCLDELKKIIDCKISKQQKILPVFYDVSPTEVRYQRTNFGKALAKLKGRFENETEVQKWKEALKKVADLAGFTLGDKTEPEFIQEIVREVSKVVKPKYLNDVAKHPVGMESRVHDIHDILLRVGVNDIRILGIYGIGGVGKTNLAKEIYNSFTDQFECCCFLANVRETSKKEYGLIQLQETLLCEILGDFSLKVRNDNEGMGLIKRMLWSKRVLLVLDDLDQSVKVDEKLLGGCGWFGLGSIIIITTRDEHLLASYNVHLRYKVKELNHDEALRLFCWNAFQNENPNHDFVELTEDVLRYAGGLPRALIVLGSSLHDKDIHYWKSALEKYKKIPEKSIQEILRISYDDLDECEKNIFLDIACFFIGEQEEYVTKVLDGCGFFPNCGIQRLIGKSLLTIDGFRRLGMHDLLKNMGREIVRQESPEEPEKRSRLWFHEDVRSVLGQAKGINKIQGILIELPKQDLINLSSKAFSKMKRLRIFINRNAHFSRGPNYLSNELRVLDWSGYPSHSLPQNFKGKKLKVLRMDESLIKELGDGLKNFHNLETLKFSKCQFLTKIHDVSGLQSLKKLDIEYCNDLVEIHQSIGYLDKLIKLSIKNCLSLTSFPRSLKLRSLQTLFLCHCKRLQKFPEIESEMKCLAYVDLQGTAIEELPSSIGNLTGLEYLKLSECHKLRHIPTSILELQRLYYLYLDVSSNKRQYPLPTIAELLSSPPPMKSSISNDGHYSSKVFPKLEDLVLGKRPLSELDYVLLTACYSTLKTLDLSGSNFIILPKQIKRFVGLCTLLLRNCKELEAILELPPNIEEVDVSGCMSLESFPEVSNKFEFNRSSFRELCSINLSGCHKMLVNPLLFEENVEDQDADYELLFPGNKIPD; encoded by the exons ATGGCCTTTCAAGGTGcctcttccttttcctcttcctcttccctttCTCCTTCTCCTCATAGGTGGACATATGATGTATTCTTGAGCTTTAGAGGTGAAGATACTCGTAAAAGTTTCACTGCCCATCTACATGATGCGTTGTGtcgaaaaaatataaatacatacatagatGACAAGCTTCCAAGAGGGGAGAAAATCTCACCAGCACTTCTCAAAGCTATTGAAAACTCAAGAATTTCAATTGTCATACTCTCAAAAAACTATGCATCATCCCCATGGTGCTTGGATGAATTGAAGAAGATCATTGACTGTAAAATATCAAAGCAGCAAAAGATTCTACCAGTGTTTTATGATGTAAGCCCAACCGAGGTAAGATATCAGAGAACAAATTTTGGAAAAGCATTGGCTAAACTTAAAGGTAGGTTTGAGAATGAGACTGAGgtccagaagtggaaagaagcCCTTAAAAAAGTGGCTGATTTGGCTGGGTTCACTTTAGGAGACAA GACCGAACCAGAATTTATTCAAGAAATTGTTCGAGAGGTTTCTAAAGTAGTAAAGcctaaatatttaaatgacGTTGCCAAGCATCCAGTCGGAATGGAGTCTAGAGTACATGACATCCATGATATACTTCTACGTGTGGGAGTGAATGACATACGCATACTAGGGATATATGGGATTGGTGGAGTTGGTAAGACAAATTTGGCTAAAGAAATCTATAACTCATTTACGGACCAATTTGAATGTTGCTGCTTTCTTGCAAACGTGAGAGAAACTTCAAAGAAAGAGTATGGTTTAATTCAATTGCAAGAGACACTTCTTTGCGAGATCCtcggtgactttagtttgaagGTTAGAAATGACAATGAAGGAATGGGTCTCATAAAAAGAATGCTTTGGAGTAAAAGGGTTCTTTTAGTTCTTGACGATTTAGATCAATCGGTCAAAGTTGATGAAAAGTTACTTGGAGGATGTGGTTGGTTTGGTTTAGgaagtataataattataacaaCAAGAGATGAACATTTATTAGCAAGTTATAATGTTCATTTAAGATATAAGGTGAAGGAATTAAATCACGACGAAGCTCTTCGGCTATTCTGTTGGAATGCTTTCCAAAATGAAAATCCTAACCATGATTTTGTAGAACTCACAGAAGATGTATTGCGCTATGCTGGGGGCCTTCCACGGGCTTTAATAGTACTAGGCTCATCTCTACATGATAAAGACATTCATTATTGGAAAAGTGCTTTAGAAAAGTACAAAAAGATTCCGGAGAAAAGTATTCAAGAAATTCTTAGAATAAGTTATGATGACTTGGATGAATGCGAGAAGAATATTTTCCTGgacattgcatgtttctttataGGAGAGCAAGAGGAATATGTCACTAAAGTACTTGATGGTTGTGGTTTCTTTCCTAACTGTGGTATCCAAAGATTAATTGGTAAGTCTCTCTTAACCATCGATGGGTTTCGCAGATTAGGCATGCATGACTTACTCAAAAATATGGGTAGAGAAATTGTTCGTCAAGAATCACCTGAAGAACCCGAGAAACGCAGTAGGTTGTGGTTTCATGAAGACGTTCGTTCTGTATTAGGACAAGCTAAG GGAATAAACAAGATTCAAGGCATATTGATAGAGTTGCCAAAACAAGACTTGATTAATCTGAGTTCCAAAGCTTTTTCAAAGATGAAAAGGCTAAGGATATTTATCAATCGTAATGCGCATTTTTCAAGAGGACCTAATTATCTCTCAAACGAGTTAAGGGTACTTGATTGGAGTGGTTATCCTAGCCATTCTCTCCCGCAAAACTTTAAAGGAAAGAAACTCAAAGTTTTAAGAATGGATGAAAGCTTGATCAAAGAATTGGGAGACGGATTGAAg aaTTTCCATAACTTGGAAACTTTGAAATTCTCTAAATGTCAATTCCTAACAAAGATTCATGATGTGTCAGGGCTCCAGTCTTTAAAGAAATTGGACATTGAGTACTGCAATGACTTAGTTGAGATACATCAATCTATTGGCTACCTTGATAAACTCATCAAATTGTCAATTAAAAATTGCCTGAGCCTTACTAGTTTTCCAAGATCCCTCAAGTTGAGATCTCTACAAACCCTTTTTCTTTGTCATTGCAAAAGGTTGCAGAAGTTTCCCGAAATTGAGAGTGAAATGAAATGTTTAGCATATGTTGATTTACAAGGCACTGCTATAGAAGAACTTCCTTCATCTATTGGGAACCTCACTGGACTTGAGTATTTAAAACTAAGCGAATGCCACAAATTAAGGCATATCCCTACCAGCATTCTTGAGTTGCAACGTCTATATTATCTCTATCTCGATGTTAGTTCAAATAAAAGACAATATCCCTTACCCACTATTGCAGAATTGCTCTCGTCTCCACCTCCAATGAAGTCAAGCATTTCAAATGATGGGCACTATTCCTCAAAAGTATTTCCAAAATTGGAAGATTTGGTTCTTGGCAAACGGCCTCTATCAGAACTAGATTACGTTCTATTAACAGCCTGCTATTCCACATTGAAAACATTAGATCTATCGGGGAGCAACTTCATTATTCTTCCTAAGCAGATCAAAAGATTTGTTGGATTATGCACTCTTTTGTTGAGGAATTGCAAGGAACTTGAAGCAATCTTAGAACTTCCTCCAAATATAGAAGAGGTAGACGTTAGTGGATGCATGTCATTGGAGAGTTTTCCTGAAGTATCAAATAAGTTTGAATTCAATAGAAGCAGCTTTCGTGAGCTATGTTCGATTAACTTGAGTGGATGCCACAAAATGCTTGTAAATCCTCTACTATttgag GAAAATGTAGAGGACCAGGATGCAGATTACGAACTTTTATTTCCAGGAAATAAGATTCCAGATTAG